The following proteins are co-located in the Vigna unguiculata cultivar IT97K-499-35 chromosome 9, ASM411807v1, whole genome shotgun sequence genome:
- the LOC114164461 gene encoding probable WRKY transcription factor 50 isoform X2 yields the protein MCAIVHSFRINGVKMSGDNPKPPHSPESDFSKQWPSELSQYLNFDDDQWSYDDLDSFVSGHAFSHKTEAIEVDDGDEHEKNEVKDRVAFKTKSEIEIMDDGFKWRKYGKKMVKNSPNPRNYYRCSVEGCSVKKVVERDKDDPRYVITTYVGTHTHPSYS from the exons ATGTGCGCCATAGTCCATTCTTTTCGTATCAATGGTGTCAAAATGAGTGGTGATAATCCAAAACCACCACATTCACCAGAGAGTGATTTCAGCAAGCAATGGCCTTCGGAGCTCTCTCAGTACCtgaattttgatgatgatcaatgGTCATATGATGACCTGGATTCGTTTGTTTCAGGGCATGCTTTCAGCCATAAGACTGAAGCCATTGAAGTTG ACGATGGTGATGAACATGAGAAGAATGAAGTGAAAGATAGAGTTGCATTCAAAACAAAGTCAGAGATAGAAATAATGGACGACGGGTTCAAGTGGAGGAAGTACGGAAAGAAGATGGTGAAAAACAGCCCAAATCCAAG gAACTACTACAGGTGTTCAGTGGAGGGATGTTCGGTGAAGAAGGTAGTTGAAAGGGACAAGGATGATCCGAGGTATGTGATAACAACCTACGTAGGCACGCATACGCATCCGAGTTACAGTTAA
- the LOC114164461 gene encoding probable WRKY transcription factor 50 isoform X1, protein MSGDNPKPPHSPESDFSKQWPSELSQYLNFDDDQWSYDDLDSFVSGHAFSHKTEAIEVGEVGGSSTHHEGSSSINDGDEHEKNEVKDRVAFKTKSEIEIMDDGFKWRKYGKKMVKNSPNPRNYYRCSVEGCSVKKVVERDKDDPRYVITTYVGTHTHPSYS, encoded by the exons ATGAGTGGTGATAATCCAAAACCACCACATTCACCAGAGAGTGATTTCAGCAAGCAATGGCCTTCGGAGCTCTCTCAGTACCtgaattttgatgatgatcaatgGTCATATGATGACCTGGATTCGTTTGTTTCAGGGCATGCTTTCAGCCATAAGACTGAAGCCATTGAAGTTGGTGAGGTTGGAGGAAGTAGCACCCACCATGAAGGGTCTTCTTCTATCA ACGATGGTGATGAACATGAGAAGAATGAAGTGAAAGATAGAGTTGCATTCAAAACAAAGTCAGAGATAGAAATAATGGACGACGGGTTCAAGTGGAGGAAGTACGGAAAGAAGATGGTGAAAAACAGCCCAAATCCAAG gAACTACTACAGGTGTTCAGTGGAGGGATGTTCGGTGAAGAAGGTAGTTGAAAGGGACAAGGATGATCCGAGGTATGTGATAACAACCTACGTAGGCACGCATACGCATCCGAGTTACAGTTAA
- the LOC114164583 gene encoding (S)-coclaurine N-methyltransferase-like produces the protein MEGIMQLAYDATVKLMLSALDRNLLPDAVTRKLTRLLLANRLRSSSNTSSELQLSHLLHFAHSLRDMPIAINTEKPKSQHYELPTAFFKLVLGSNLKYSCCYFSTTSMTLEDAEEAMLNLQCERSNLKDGHSVLDVGCGWGSLALYIAKKYTNCRVTGICNSTTQKAYIEEKCRDLQLGNINIIVADISTFEMEASYDRIFSIEMFEHMKNYKDLLKKISKWMKEDSLLFVDYFCHKAFAYHFEDKNEDDWITRYFFTGGTMPSANLLLYFQDDVIVINHWLVNGKHYAQTSEEWLKRMDQRMTYIKPIMQSRYGNDSATKWTAYWRTFFIAVAELFGYNNGEEWMVAHFLFKKK, from the exons ATGGAAGGGATAATGCAGCTTGCATATGATGCAACGGTGAAGCTCATGCTCTCTGCACTTGACCGCAACCTGCTCCCTGACGCCGTCACCAGGAAACTCACGCGCCTCCTTTTGGCTAATCGCCTTCGTTCTTCTTCCAACACATCCTCCGAGCTTCAGCTTTCCCACCTCCTCCACTTCGCCCATT CTTTACGAGATATGCCCATAGCAATCAACACTGAGAAGCCAAAATCTCAACATTATGAATTACCAACCGCTTTCTTCAAGCTCGTCCTTGGAAGCAATCTCAAATACAG CTGTTGCTATTTCTCTACTACCTCAATGACGCTGGAAGATGCTGAAGAAGCAATGTTGAACCTGCAGTGCGAGAGATCAAACCTGAAAGATGGTCATTCAGTACTTGATGTGGGATGTGGTTGGGGATCGCTAGCTTTATACATTGCCAAGAAGTACACTAACTGCAGAGTTACAGGAATCTGCAATTCCACAACTCAAAAGGCCTACATTGAGGAGAAGTGCCG GGATCTTCAGCTGggaaatatcaatattatagtTGCTGATATTAGCACGTTTGAAATGGAAGCTTCTTACGACAGAATATTTTCCATAGAAATGTTTGAG CATATGAAGAACTACAAAGACCTTCTGAAGAAGATATCCAAATGGATGAAAGAGGATAGCCTTTTATTTGTGGATTACTTCTGCCACAAAGCATTTGCCTACCACTTTGAG GACAAAAATGAAGATGATTGGATTACAAGATACTTCTTTACTGGAGGAACCATGCCTTCAGCAAATCtacttctttattttcaa GATGATGTTATCGTCATCAACCATTGGCTAGTAAACGGGAAACACTATGCACAGACCAG TGAAGAATGGCTGAAAAGAATGGACCAGAGAATGACTTACATCAAGCCAATTATGCAATCAAGGTATGGCAATGATTCAGCAACCAAGTGGACTGCCTATTGGAGAACATTCTTCATAGCTGTGGCGGAACTTTTCGGATACAACAACGGTGAAGAATGGATGGTTGCACACTTTCTTTtcaagaagaaataa
- the LOC114162498 gene encoding (S)-coclaurine N-methyltransferase-like gives MEGMMQLAYDATVKLMLSALERNLLPDAVTRRLTRLLLATRLRSSSDTSSELQLFNLLHFAHSLREMPIAINTEKPKSQHYELPTAFFKLVLGSNLKYSCCYFSSPSMTLEDAEEAMLKLYCERSNLKDGHTVLDVGCGWGSLALYIAKNYTNCRVTGICNSTTQKAYIEEKCRDLQLQNINIIVADISTFEMEASYDRIFSIEMFEHMKNYKDLLKKISQWMKEDSLLFVHYFCHKAFAYHFEDKNEDDWITRYFFTGGTMASANLLLYFQDDVTVINHWLVNGKHYAQTSEEWLKRMDQRMTYIKPIMQSTYGNDSATKWTAYWRTFFIAVAELFGYNNGEEWMVAHFLFKKK, from the exons ATGGAAGGGATGATGCAGCTTGCATATGATGCAACGGTTAAGCTCATGCTCTCTGCACTTGAGCGCAACCTGCTGCCAGACGCCGTCACCAGGAGACTCACGCGCCTCCTTCTGGCTACTCGCCTTCGCTCTTCTTCAGACACATCCTCCGAGCTTCAGCTTTTCAACCTCCTCCACTTCGCACATT CTTTACGAGAGATGCCCATAGCAATCAACACTGAGAAGCCAAAATCTCAACATTATGAATTACCAACCGCTTTCTTCAAGCTCGTCCTTGGAAGCAATCTCAAATACAG CTGTTGCTATTTCTCTTCTCCCTCAATGACGCTGGAAGATGCTGAAGAAGCAATGTTGAAACTGTACTGCGAGAGATCAAACCTGAAAGATGGTCATACAGTACTTGATGTGGGATGTGGTTGGGGGTCGCTGGCATTATACATTGCCAAGAACTACACCAACTGCAGAGTTACAGGAATCTGCAATTCCACAACTCAAAAGGCCTACATTGAGGAGAAGTGCCG GGATCTTCAGCTgcaaaatatcaatattatagtTGCTGATATTAGCACGTTTGAAATGGAGGCTTCTTACGACAGAATATTTTCCATAGAAATGTTTGAG CATATGAAGAACTACAAAGACCTTCTGAAGAAGATATCCCAATGGATGAAAGAGGATAGCCTTTTGTTTGTGCATTACTTCTGCCACAAAGCATTTGCCTACCACTTTGAG GACAAAAATGAAGATGACTGGATTACAAGATATTTCTTTACCGGAGGAACCATGGCTTCAGCAAATCtacttctttattttcaa GATGATGTTACAGTCATCAACCATTGGCTGGTAAATGGGAAACACTACGCACAAACCAG TGAAGAATGGCTGAAAAGAATGGACCAGAGAATGACTTACATCAAGCCAATTATGCAATCAACGTATGGCAATGATTCAGCTACCAAGTGGACTGCCTATTGGAGAACATTCTTCATAGCTGTGGCGGAACTTTTCGGATACAATAACGGTGAAGAATGGATGGTTGCAcactttcttttcaaaaagaaatga